The Mus musculus strain C57BL/6J chromosome 2, GRCm38.p6 C57BL/6J genome has a window encoding:
- the Olfr1028 gene encoding olfactory receptor 1028 — MPLTNSTKITEFILLGLTDRPELQPLLFVLFLFVYIVTVLGNMGMVALIRLDSRLHKPMYFFLSNLAFVDLCYTSTATPQMLTNFLSEKKTISFIGCFIQCYLFIALLLTEFYMLAAMAYDRYVAICNPLRYSVKMSRRVCICLAMCPYIYGFSDGLFQAILTFSMTFCKSNVINHFYCADPPLIKLSCSDTYKKEHAMLISASFNLSSSLTIILVSYAFIIAAILRIKSAEGRHKAFSTCGSHMMAVTLFYGTLFCMYVRPPTDKTVEESKIIAVFYTFVSPLLNPLIYSLRNKDVKQALKTILRQNVIRTALMRPPSNKLQQ, encoded by the coding sequence ATGCCCCTCACAAACAGCACTAAAATCACAGAATTCATTTTACTGGGCCTCACAGATCGCCCAGAACTCCAGCCTCTCCTCTTTgtcctgtttctgtttgtttatattgtcACCGTCTTAGGCAACATGGGCATGGTGGCTCTGATTAGACTGGATTCCCGCCTTCACAAGCCTATGTACTTCTTCCTCAGTAACTTGGCATTTGTGGATCTGTGTTATACCTCAACAGCCACCCCACAGATGTTGACCAATTTCTTATCAGAAAAGAAGACAATTTCCTTCATTGGCTGCTTTATCCAGTGCTACCTTTTCATTGCACTTCTCCTTACAGAGTTTTATATGCTGGCagccatggcctatgaccgctatgtggccatatGCAACCCTCTGCGTTACAGTGTGAAAATGTCCAGGCGAGTCTGCATCTGCTTGGCCATGTGTCCTTATATCTATGGCTTCTCAGATGGACTATTCCAAGCCATCTTGACCTTCAGTATGACCTTCTGTAAATCCAATGTCATCAACCACTTCTACTGTGCTGACCCACCACTTATTAAGCTATCTTGCTCTGATACTTACAAAAAAGAACATGCCATGTTAATATCAGCGAGCTTTAACCTTTCCAGCTCCCTTACAATCATCCTGGTGTCCTATGCCTTCATTATTGCTGCCATCTTAAGGATCAAATCAGCTGAAGGAAGGCACAAGGCATTCTCTACTTGTGGTTCCCACATGATGGCTGTCACATTGTTTTATGGGACACTCTTCTGCATGTATGTAAGACCACCTACTGACAAGACTGTTGAAGAATCCAAAATAATAGCTGTCTTCTACACCTTTGTGAGTCCTCTGCTGAATCCATTGATCTACAGTCTGAGGAATAAAGATGTAAAGCAGGCCTTGAAGACAATACTCAGGCAAAACGTCATCAGGACAGCATTGATGCGTCCACCTTCCAACAAACTGCAACAATAA